CATCAAACCATATATCTTTTCTCTTTTTCCATTTATAATAACGGTCCACCATTAACTTAATAGTGTCCGGATATTTCTTAGGATGCTTTCTTACTTTCTTTGCAAAAATATCAGCGTAATTAATACCACGTTCAATCATGTACTATTCCGCCACTTTTTTCGATGTGCTGCCAATTCATCAACGACCTGTTCGGGCTTTGTCATTTCTTCATTTGTCCTTACAGAAGAGCCACCAGTAACAATTTTTCCAGACTTTGCTTTATTCGTTAATCCCAACAAATCAAGAGCCTTAGTTTTCTTATCAGCCCAGGTTTCAACTTGTTGTGCCAATGGATGCTTTGAATTGTTTGTGGCACCGGCTTTGTTTGTGTGTCGCTGTGTTGCTGGGTAGCCCTTTTCCTTCCACTGGATGAACATGGTCATGTAAATCTCGTAAATATCCAAATATGATTCTATTAATGGATCCAAAGTGAGGGTGTAAATATCAGCATCCCTCATAATCTTTAAAATACGTTGCTTTTCAGCTTCGGTTTTTTCAGCGACAATTTTCTGACGCTCTTTTTTTGTGGCCAATATTCACACCCCCCTTTATTTTTTAAAATTTCGTCTAACGATACGTTTAGGTTCCCTCCCACCGGTCTCCCGAGAAAAAAATAAAAAAATTTTTTGA
The DNA window shown above is from Neobacillus sp. WH10 and carries:
- a CDS encoding P27 family phage terminase small subunit translates to MATKKERQKIVAEKTEAEKQRILKIMRDADIYTLTLDPLIESYLDIYEIYMTMFIQWKEKGYPATQRHTNKAGATNNSKHPLAQQVETWADKKTKALDLLGLTNKAKSGKIVTGGSSVRTNEEMTKPEQVVDELAAHRKKWRNST